Genomic DNA from Deltaproteobacteria bacterium:
CGCATTTTGCGGTTTAACTTGCTGAACTTGGGTAACCTGCGGTATGGTCTTGGTATTCTTACCAAGTACATACCCTATACTGAACACAAGTCCAAGTATGACAATAAAAGCAATCACCACCATGACAATCTGTTTGTTATCCATTGTTATGGTGTACTTTGGTTTTATCCTTTCCATATCTCTCATATAATTTATACCTCCTACATTTTTTCCGGTGCGTTAATACCCATAATTCCTAATGCATTTCTTAAAACAACTTTAATCATCTTTATCAACAAAAGCCTTTGAATCGTATTTACATTGTCGCTCACAACTCTTGTGTCCGTATAGTATTTATGCAGTAATCCTACAAGGTCAAGAAGATAATGAGCAATTTTATGAGGTTCCATTGTTACTGCGGCATCCCTGATGATATCTGGATAAAGCAGGCATGCTCTTATAAGCGATTTTTCCTGTTCATTGAATCTATAATCCCTATCAATAACCAGATTCTCCGTATCAATACCTTTTGATCCGGCGTATTCAAATATGCTTGATATCCTCGCGTAAGCATACTGCACATAGTACACCGGGTTATCCTGAGATTGTTTTTTGGCAAGTTCGATATCAAATGTAAGCTGGCTGTCATGCCTCCTTAGCAAGAAAAAAAACCTTGCAGCATCGGTGCCAACCTCACTAATAAGCTCCTTTAATGTTATGTATTCACCGGATCTTTTTGACATCTGGACAGGCACATCTCCACGCATCAATTTTACCATTTGAATGAACATGACCCGTAGTTTTTTTGCATCATACCCAAGAGCATTCAATGCGGCTTTTATTCTCGGAAGGTAGC
This window encodes:
- the argS gene encoding arginine--tRNA ligase gives rise to the protein TYYKINNIDKKIPEGEYKGEYIEDISKKLELSIQKTQIDEAHINTITGIAADSILDGIKQTLKDFGIEFDNWFSEKNLFDKGSVDAVIGMLEAKNAIKTEDGAKWFLSTHYGDEKDRVIEKQSGELTYFASDIAYHADKYDRGFDLLINVWGADHHGYLPRIKAALNALGYDAKKLRVMFIQMVKLMRGDVPVQMSKRSGEYITLKELISEVGTDAARFFFLLRRHDSQLTFDIELAKKQSQDNPVYYVQYAYARISSIFEYAGSKGIDTENLVIDRDYRFNEQEKSLIRACLLYPDIIRDAAVTMEPHKIAHYLLDLVGLLHKYYTDTRVVSDNVNTIQRLLLIKMIKVVLRNALGIMGINAPEKM